The Thermus antranikianii DSM 12462 sequence CCACGCCGAACTCGTCCAGGGCCTTGGCGATCTCGATCTTGTCCTGGGTGGAAAAGTTGGCCCTTTCAAACTGCTCGCCCTCCCTTAAGGTGGAATCTATAATCTTCCATTCCCGCATGCGCTCCTCCCAAAAAAGAAAACCGGCCCGAACTCGGGCCGGGGGATAAGGAACCCTCTGGGGCTACCCTACCCCCCGGCGGCCGAGTTTTTTCTCCAGGGCCAGCATCTTGCCTGTAAGGGTATACGAAACCCTCCCTTTTGTCAACGCCCAAACCGCCTCTCGCGGGCCTGGTAGCTCCTTAGAGCCCTCAAGAAGTCGATCTTTCGGAACTCCGGCCAGAGCACGTCGGCGAAGTAGAACTCGGAGTAGGCCGACTGCCAAAGGAGGAAGCCGGAAAGCCGGATCTCCCCCGAGGTGCGGATGATGAAGTCGGGATCGGGAAGGCCCGCGGTGTAGAGGTGGCGGGCGATGTCCTCAGGGGTAAGCCTTTCCGCAAGTTCCTTGGGGGAAAGGCCTCTTTCCCAAGCCTCCAGAAGGAGCCTTTTCACCGCATCCACGATCTCCTCCCGCCCCCCGTAGCCCAAGGCGATGTTCAGCACCATGCCCTGGTGGTGCCGGGTGCGCTCCTCAAGGCGCTCCATCGCCCGAAGCACCTCCTCGGAAAAGCCCTCCCTCCGCCCGATGACCCGCACCTGAACCTGATGCTCCAGGACGCGGTGGTCCTCCGCCATCCGCTCGGCCTCCCGCACGAAGAGGCGCATGAGCTCCTCCACCTCCTCCGGAGGGCGCTTGAAGTTGTCCGTGGAGAAGACCCAGACCGTCACCGTCCGGATGCCCATCTCCAGGCACCATTCCAGAACCTCGTAGGCCTTCTGGACCCCGAACTCGTGCCCCTTCACGGGGGATAGGCCCAAGGCCCTGGCGTAACGGCGGTTCCCATCCAGGATGAGGCCCAGGTGCCTGGGCATGGGCCCCCTCCTCACCTCCTTGAGGAGGC is a genomic window containing:
- a CDS encoding isoprenyl transferase; translated protein: MVRRLLSLSRPLYWLYERRLLKEVRRGPMPRHLGLILDGNRRYARALGLSPVKGHEFGVQKAYEVLEWCLEMGIRTVTVWVFSTDNFKRPPEEVEELMRLFVREAERMAEDHRVLEHQVQVRVIGRREGFSEEVLRAMERLEERTRHHQGMVLNIALGYGGREEIVDAVKRLLLEAWERGLSPKELAERLTPEDIARHLYTAGLPDPDFIIRTSGEIRLSGFLLWQSAYSEFYFADVLWPEFRKIDFLRALRSYQARERRFGR